In Mesoaciditoga lauensis cd-1655R = DSM 25116, the DNA window AGCCTTTTGTTCTTGTAAAAACGAGGTGGACGCAGAGCCTAACACCAATATATGCCCAGTTTGTACTGGACAACCCGGGGCGTTACCGGTTTTAAACGATGAAGTGGTGGAATACGCCATTCGCGCCGCTGCCGCCTTGAATTGCGAAATACATGAAGTATCCAGTTTTGACAGGAAAAACTACTTCTACCCAGATCTTCCAAAGGGTTACCAAATAACACAATATTTCCATCCTATAGCCACGAATGGACATATCGCATTGGATAACGGCAAGAAGATAAGGATAAGAAGAATACATATAGAAGAAGATGCTGGAAAGATGTTCCACTCTTCTGAAACCATAACGCAAGCTACATCAAGTCTTGTTGATTTGAACAGATGCGGAATTCCTTTGATAGAAATAGTCACAGAACCAGACATGGAAAAACCAGAAGAAGCAAGGGAATTCATGGAAAAACTGAGAGACATACTTCGGACAATAGGGGTAAGCACCGGAAATATGGAAGAAGGGGCTCTCAGATGTGATGCGAACGTTTCCGTTAACGACGGAGAACGTTCAAGTTCAAGAGTAGAAGTGAAAAACATAAACTCTTTTAAATTCGTTCAAAAAGCTTTGGAGTATGAGATAAAAAGAATAACAAAGGCAATGGAAGCCGGAGAAAACGTTCCGCAAGAAACGCGCGGATGGGATTCATCAACAAAATCAACCGTTTCCATGAGATCTAAAGAAGCGGAAAACGATTACAGATACTTCCCAGAACCAGATTTGCCCGTTTTGGTTGTATCCAAAGAAAGAATAGAGAGAATAAGAAAAAGTCTGCCTGAACTTCCAGATGAAAAAGCCAAGAGATATGAGGAAGAACTGGGTGTAAAAAAAGCCAACGCCAAGATTCTTGCCAAAGAGATCTCTTTATCAAATTACTTTGAAGAATTGGTGAAAGCTGGCGTAAGTGCAAAAGACGCTTCCAATTGGATCGTAAATGAAGTTTTGGGCCTTTTCAACGCTGATGGATTGGAATTCAACGATGAAAGAGTTCCTATAGAACATTTGAAGAAGATCATCGAATATACCAACACGTCAAAGATTTCAAGATTAGCTGCAAAAGAGGTTCTAGCAGAAGTTTACAAGAGCGGAAAATCACCTGATGAAATCGTAAAAGAAAAAAATTTGCTCCAAGTTTCAAATGAAGATGAACTCGTATCCGTTGTAAAAGAAGTCATAGCGGAGAATCCCGAAACCGTTCAAAAATATAAAAACGGTAAAACATCCGTTGTGGGCTTTTTTGTGGGAGGCGTGATGAAAAAAACAAAGGGAAAAGCCGATCCCAAAGTTGTTGGAAAGCTTGTAAAACAATTGTTGGATGGTGAATCTTGATGCTCGTACCTTTAAAAATAAGAGGTAAGGTTTTTGATTTCTCCAGAACTTACGTAATGGGAATTATCAACGTAACTGAGGATTCGTTTTATCCCTCAAGTAGAGTAGATATTTCAAACATCTCAAAAGTTGCAAAGCAAATGGAAGAAGAGGGCGCCGACATATTAGATGTCGGCGCTGAATCTACCAGACCAGGTGCTTTGCCGATAAATGCGAAAGAAGAAGCAGAAAAAATCGTTCAGGCTGTAAAAGAGATAAGAAAAGTTACAGATCTTCCAATTTCCATAGACACATACCGTGCCTCAACGGCAGAGGCTGGAATAAAAGCGGGGGCAGACATGATAAACGATATCAGTGGGCTGAAATTCGATCCTCATATGGCGAAAACCATCGCCAATTTAGACGTTCCCGTGGTGGTAATGCACATAAAAGGCACACCAAGAGATATGCAAAAAGATCCCCATTACGATGATGTGATAAAAGAAGTCCATAGCGAGCTTGAGCACTCAATAGATATTGCCACAAAAGCA includes these proteins:
- the gatB gene encoding Asp-tRNA(Asn)/Glu-tRNA(Gln) amidotransferase subunit GatB, producing MKSVIGLEIHTQLSTKTKAFCSCKNEVDAEPNTNICPVCTGQPGALPVLNDEVVEYAIRAAAALNCEIHEVSSFDRKNYFYPDLPKGYQITQYFHPIATNGHIALDNGKKIRIRRIHIEEDAGKMFHSSETITQATSSLVDLNRCGIPLIEIVTEPDMEKPEEAREFMEKLRDILRTIGVSTGNMEEGALRCDANVSVNDGERSSSRVEVKNINSFKFVQKALEYEIKRITKAMEAGENVPQETRGWDSSTKSTVSMRSKEAENDYRYFPEPDLPVLVVSKERIERIRKSLPELPDEKAKRYEEELGVKKANAKILAKEISLSNYFEELVKAGVSAKDASNWIVNEVLGLFNADGLEFNDERVPIEHLKKIIEYTNTSKISRLAAKEVLAEVYKSGKSPDEIVKEKNLLQVSNEDELVSVVKEVIAENPETVQKYKNGKTSVVGFFVGGVMKKTKGKADPKVVGKLVKQLLDGES
- the folP gene encoding dihydropteroate synthase; amino-acid sequence: MLVPLKIRGKVFDFSRTYVMGIINVTEDSFYPSSRVDISNISKVAKQMEEEGADILDVGAESTRPGALPINAKEEAEKIVQAVKEIRKVTDLPISIDTYRASTAEAGIKAGADMINDISGLKFDPHMAKTIANLDVPVVVMHIKGTPRDMQKDPHYDDVIKEVHSELEHSIDIATKAGIAKEKIIIDPGIGFGKRLKDNLNLIAHLDLFTDLNLPILIGISRKSMINMIMPMDVSERLEPTIALNSAAVMKGANIVRVHDVRPHVKAMKMIDALKEVQK